One genomic region from Delphinus delphis chromosome 14, mDelDel1.2, whole genome shotgun sequence encodes:
- the NDUFAF4 gene encoding NADH dehydrogenase [ubiquinone] 1 alpha subcomplex assembly factor 4 has translation MGAAVTRAIRNFNLENRAEREISRMKPSPAPRHPSTKNLLREQMSSHPEIKGEIARKDDKLLSLLKDVYVHSKDPVSFVQVKDAGTPQKPKEFRLPKDHHSDMMNVKNIPKGKISIVEALTLLNNHKLYPDTWTAEKIAEEYHLEQQDVNSLLKYFVTFEVKILPPEGKKAIQSK, from the exons ATGGGGGCTGCGGTGACTCGCGCAATCAGGAATTTCAACCTAGAGAACCGGGCGGAACGGGAAATCAGCAGGATGAAGCCCTCCCCCGCTCCGAGGCACCCCTCCACCAAGAACCTCCTGCGAGAGCAGATGAGCA gccATCCAGAAATTAAGGGAGAAATTGCTAGAAAAGATGACAAACTGCTGTCATTACTAAAAGATGTGTATGTCCATTCCAAAGATCCCGTGTCTTTTGTTCAG GTAAAGGATGCTGGAACACCTCAGAAGCCAAAGGAGTTCAGGTTGCCAAAAGACCATCATTCTGACATGATGAATGTTAAGAACATTCCCAAAGGCAAAATTTCCATTGTAGAGGCACTGACACTTCTCAATAATCATAAACTTTATCCAGACACATGGACTGCTGAGAAAATAGCTGAAGAATACCATCTAGAACAGCAAGATGTAAATTCCCTTCTCAAATATTTCGTTACTTTTGAAGTTAAAATCTTACCCCCTGAAGGCAAGAAAGCAATACAATCAAAATGA